The following proteins are encoded in a genomic region of Glycine soja cultivar W05 chromosome 17, ASM419377v2, whole genome shotgun sequence:
- the LOC114392059 gene encoding uncharacterized protein LOC114392059, with translation MAEESTVNQLKSEKIEPEVVDDKANPNERLTITKVPPKILSRYLSARKSSCHDLCKYGIPHEVEAKPWSPTQRRVTKKERKTKVPQENVTSLEGTEKSESSSKPSQTSKIEKANIPVDTKQVTYKKTVTSEINSPPFEETHVSSENNNSDLMQAQSEPSLPVKESSKSQAKREMVKNKSPSDSSSRKETESKINSSKQKKTSFTGGKEKPTPPSLPLSPKHNVKKPQSLSSKSLKNMARESSLKPHENVEIKPELASSDNILHVTEPASENSSEDPTVACGASKLSSPSPSSSGNKSLKHTNEKTGKSALSASSRKGLGSVAGNKGKVNMRSVSRPLSVSSYVSTSNSSLRKQNNAASKSNKRGHDHEGENVKMGYKIRPKVSTKVGAANKSVLAARKLNFRRGKVIELQPQSNDVPRRLKFRPARILGDDMRRDINSARKKTIVDNKVGGDGEVNASNTKSEKVVAKLQTVEESNRRIVGRKVGGDRSKIEASKSGSDEKVVLRHQNVEGKKQNPRLYNNVIEETASMLAELRKSKVKALVGAFETVISLDSPRDATAAEVSTTC, from the coding sequence ATGGCTGAGGAAAGTACTGTTAATCAGTTAAAGTCTGAGAAAATTGAGCCAGAAGTTGTTGACGACAAAGCAAATCCTAATGAGAGATTGACCATCACAAAAGTTCCACCAAAGATTCTATCGCGTTATCTTAGTGCTCGAAAAAGTTCCTGCCATGATCTTTGCAAATATGGCATCCCACATGAAGTTGAAGCCAAACCATGGAGTCCAACACAGAGAAGGGTtacaaaaaaggaaaggaaaaccaAAGTTCCACAAGAGAATGTGACTTCTTTGGAAGGGACAGAGAAATCAGAAAGCAGTTCAAAGCCTTCTCAAACTTCAAAAATTGAAAAGGCCAATATTCCTGTTGACACCAAGCaagtaacatataaaaaaacagTCACGTCAGAGATAAACTCACCACCTTTTGAAGAAACACATGTTTCCTCGGAAAATAACAACAGTGACCTAATGCAAGCACAGTCTGAGCCATCTCTCCCAGTGAAGGAATCTTCCAAGAGTCAAGCAAAAAGGGAAATGGTAAAAAATAAGAGTCCTTCTGATTCAAGCAGCAGAAAGGAAACTGAAAGTAAAATCAATTCAAGCAAACAGAAAAAGACATCTTTCACTGGAGGCAAGGAAAAACCAACTCCACCAAGTCTTCCCTTGTCCCCAAAACACAATGTCAAGAAACCTCAAAGCTTAAGCTCCAAGAGTTTAAAGAACATGGCAAGAGAGTCCTCTCTGAAACCTCATGAAAATGTTGAAATCAAACCTGAACTAGCTAGCAGTGACAATATCTTGCATGTCACAGAGCCAGCCTCAGAAAATTCATCTGAGGACCCTACTGTGGCTTGTGGTGCAAGTAAGTTGTCTTCACCCTCACCTTCATCATCAGGGAACAAAAGCTTGAAGCATACCAATGAGAAAACTGGCAAGTCTGCATTGTCTGCATCTTCAAGGAAGGGCCTTGGATCTGTGGCTGGGAACAAAGGGAAGGTAAATATGCGTAGTGTTTCACGACCGCTATCGGTATCATCATATGTTTCCACTTCCAACTCTTCCCTTCGTAAACAAAATAATGCTGCTTCTAAGTCCAACAAAAGAGGACATGATCATGAAGGTGAGAATGTGAAGATGGGGTACAAAATCAGGCCAAAAGTAAGCACAAAAGTTGGTGCAGCAAATAAATCTGTTCTTGCAGCTCGGAAATTGAATTTCAGGAGAGGAAAAGTGATTGAACTTCAGCCTCAGAGCAACGACGTTCCAAGGAGACTCAAATTCAGGCCGGCACGCATTCTTGGCGATGACATGAGGAGAGACATAAATAGTGCAAGAAAAAAGACCATTGTGGATAATAAAGTTGGTGGTGATGGTGAGGTAAATGCTTCTAACACCAAATCAGAGAAAGTTGTGGCCAAACTCCAAACTGTGGAAGAAAGTAATAGGAGAATTGTTGGGAGAAAGGTTGGTGGGGATAGAAGCAAGATAGAGGCTTCAAAATCAGGATCTGATGAGAAAGTGGTTTTGAGGCATCAAAACGTGGAAGGGAAGAAACAGAACCCTCGTTTGTATAATAATGTGATTGAAGAGACCGCAAGTATGCTTGCTGAGCTAAGGAAGAGCAAGGTCAAGGCTCTAGTTGGTGCATTTGAAACTGTGATATCTCTTGATTCTCCTAGAGATGCCACAGCCGCGGAAGTAAGCACAACTTGTTGA
- the LOC114393513 gene encoding uncharacterized protein LOC114393513, translated as MENRLHQRRVSFSDSRPTKHHGSSGSRNDKAWNWLPRITSHDDYIRDDEYITSVAATAFAIHSLEEAELRDLPKMRERSKSSRSQTMRREENDIPKRPSYGETSMKRSFGQEPGTKESAFPVRRPSGISPPTPRSLSPALGYQRQQQGIPLQHKNAKTRPETWEKAMIKMIQKQYEKMKSKIFSWEFVKMIQAKVQRAMEMQNYQNKLAREDRVAQGAGAGQIELHKFFKEKTGSVALRSAPGSIHP; from the exons ATGGAAAATAGACTCCACCAAAGAAG AGTGTCATTTTCTGATTCACGTCCAACAAAACATCATGGGTCCAGTGGCAGTAGAAATGACAAGGCTTGGAACTGGCTCCCAAGGATAACTTCTCATGATGACTATATAAGAGATGATGAGTACATAACTTCAGTTGCAGCTACAGCATTTGCCATTCATTCTCTAGAAGAAGCGGAGTTACGTGACTTGCCAAAAATGAGAGAGCGTTCCAAATCTTCAAGGTCTCAAACtatgagaagagaagagaatgacATACCAAAGCGGCCAAGTTATG GGGAAACTTCCATGAAAAGGTCATTTGGACAAGAACCTGGGACCAAAGAAAGTGCTTTTCCTGTTAGACGTCCAAGTGGTATATCACCTCCAACTCCAAGGTCTTTATCTCCAGCACTAGGGTATCAGAGGCAGCAGCAAGGGATTCCATTGCAACACAAAAATGCCAAAACCAGACCAGAAACTTGGGAAAAGGCCATGATAAAAATGATTCAAAAGCA GTATGAGAAAATGAAGTCCAAGATTTTTTCCTGGGAGTTTGTGAAAATGATTCAGGCCAAAGTCCAG AGAGCAATGGAAATGCAAAATTACCAGAATAAGCTAGCAAGGGAAGATAGGGTAGCGCAGGGAGCTGGAGCAGG ACAAATAGAGTTACATaagttttttaaagaaaaaacaggtTCTGTTGCACTCCGCTCCGCTCCAGGATCTATCCACCCATAG
- the LOC114394259 gene encoding heparanase-like protein 1 isoform X1, which produces MGIHLGLFLFLASLRMTLSQDVEHGSVLVDGIQAIAETDDNFICATIDWWPHDKCDYNYCPWGDSSAVNLDLSHPFFAKAIQALKPLRIRVGGSLQDQVLYEVGSLKSPCHPFQKMKGGLFGFSKGCLQMKRWDELNHFFDETGALVTFGLNALRGRHQISHTVWGGDWDPSNAKDFISYTISKGYKIDSWEFGNELSGKGIGASVGAAQYGKDLIKLKEILHTLYKNSTFKPSLVAPGGFYNKEWFDKLLQVTGPGIVNVLTHHVYNLGPGSDEHLDRKILDPENLSKIESIFSNLSETIQKYGPWSSAWVGEAGGAFNSGGRSISNTFVNSFWYLDQLGIASRYNTKVYCRQTLIGGNYGLLNTTTFIPNPDYYSALLWRQLMGKTVLAASSDVFSPSLRTYAHCSKGRDGITLLLINLSNQTHFTLTVHDRVPVSNGGNENAKSIHTENSFFSHLKRAFSWIGTKGSDVTFREEYQLTPKDDYLRSQTMLLNGIPLELTNDGEIPTLDPLLNNVHSPIHLAPLSIAFIVFPNFDAPACAEHRKL; this is translated from the exons ATGGGAATCCACCTCGGCTTGTTTCTCTTTCTGGCTTCTCTTCGAATGACTTTATCTCAAGATGTTGAACATGGTTCAGTTCTAGTAGATGGAATTCAAGCAATTGCTGAAACTGATGATAACTTCATCTGTGCTACTATTGATTGGTGGCCTCATGATAAGTGTGATTACAACTATTGCCCCTGGGGGGATTCATCTGCTGTAAATTTG GACTTGTCTCATCCTTTCTTTGCCAAGGCAATCCAAG CTCTCAAGCCTTTGAGGATAAGAGTTGGAGGTTCTTTGCAAGACCAAGTGCTGTATGAGGTTGGAAGTTTGAAGTCCCCTTGTCATCCATTTCAAAAGATGAAAGGTGGATTGTTTGGATTTTCAAAGGGATGTTTACAAATGAAAAGGTGGGATGAGCTGAATCATTTTTTCGATGAGACAGG GGCCCTTGTGACATTTGGTTTGAATGCACTCCGTGGGAGGCATCAGATTAGTCATACTGTTTGGGGAGGAGACTGGGACCCATCCAATGCCAAAGATTTTATCAGTTACACTATTTCAAAGGGGTACAAAATTGATTCATGGGAATTTG GTAATGAGTTGAGTGGGAAGGGCATTGGGGCTAGTGTTGGTGCTGCACAGTATGGGAAAGACTTGATAAAGCTTAAAGAAATTTTACACACATTATACAAAAACTCCACGTTCAAACCTTCCCTTGTAGCACCCGGAGGATTCTATAATAAGGAGTGGTTTGATAAGCTTCTTCAGGTTACAGGTCCAGGCATTGTCAATGTGCTGACTCATCACGTGTATAATTTGGGCCCAG GTAGTGATGAGCATCTTGATAGGAAGATTCTAGATCCTGAGAACTTGAGCAAGATAGAATCAATTTTTAGCAATCTTTCAGAAACCATTCAAAAATATGGCCCTTGGTCTTCTGCATGGGTAGGTGAAGCTGGCGGAGCATTCAACAGTGGTGGTCGTTCAATTTCTAACACATTTGTGAATAGCTTTTG GTACTTAGATCAACTTGGAATAGCATCTAGATACAACACTAAGGTTTATTGCAGGCAGACTTTAATTGGAGGAAACTATGGTCTTCTCAATACCACTACTTTCATTCCAAATCCTGACTACTACAG TGCACTTTTGTGGCGTCAGCTAATGGGGAAGACTGTTCTTGCAGCTAGTAGTGATGTTTTTTCACCATCTTTACGCACTTATGCCCATTGTTCAAAAGGCAGA GATGGTATAACATTACTGCTGATCAATTTAAGCAATCAGACTCATTTCACACTCACGGTTCATGACCGGGTGCCTGTGAGCAATGGAGGAAATGAAAATGCTAAAAGCATCCATACAGAAAACTCATTCTTTAGTCATCTCAAGAGGGCATTTTCTTGGATTGGAACAAAAGGATCAGATGTCACATTCAGGGAGGAGTACCAATTAACTCCAAAAGATGATTACCTTAGAAGCCAAACCATGTTGCTGAATGGTATTCCTCTAGAGTTGACAAATGATGGAGAAATTCCAACATTGGATCCACTACTCAATAATGTACATTCTCCAATACACTTGGCTCCTTTATCCATTGCTTTTATTGTATTCCCCAACTTTGATGCTCCGGCTTGTGCTGAACACAGAAAACTTTAA
- the LOC114392129 gene encoding uncharacterized protein LOC114392129 encodes MDDNEVVDDQNSGWFQVKKKHRNTSKFSLQSWVGGLSGTNASNSLHTQHSMTKTVDNSHSQQKTHLSRSGENFSQNPVPGSVASSISESNENEGTHCLNTGVVRHNTESQKSSTLLTMDSQGKHEEVRKLYQTVKPDLAQKTRWGDLEEGGLALPHENLIGVGIKFGSIGDYSLLSCRKNGNIPDPCDSYHPQEKNLTTTTIDAEAVSDQIPSMRCEDNKLGENGKDVKNISLEHLNIQETNGEIIGPEDDILHCVKKNDEVNKTTTNSAINNDILSSKDATVVANQVHVSINVLSDIKVSEVPEQKGSLSEAVTAQGTESQVPEIVNGSVASADVVRGPQDGNAENVVPTSHNTSSLEEGDSNESKERFRQRLWCFLFENLNRSVDELYLLCELECDLEQMKEAILVLEESASDFRELITRVEEFEKVKKSSQTIDGGPVILKSDHRRPHALSWEVRRMTTSPHRADILSSSLEAFRKIQQERASLQSGTTENAMSKCVTSESIGNTNKSRVNDGTDVAKYSVTKSRKQVGSSDAKQGNLNGKKRNIEGGKPFDSITGQNICNPPESILTSEGKLSKLSPLENSSASATTKGKRDQLGLGSDKTLYKKDKAPTEVVNEKNPRSTDNLRRQMPLPEKDKEKRSSAPGKSLNAWKEKRNWEDILSSPFRISSRLPYSPSLSRKSAERVRTLHDKLMSPDKKKKTTSDLKREAEEKHARAMRIRSELENERVQKLQRTSQKLNRVNEWHADRHMKLREGMYARHQRSESRHEAFLAQVAKRAGDESSKVNEVRFITSLNEENKKLMLRQKLHESELRRAEKLQVLKSKQKEDLAREEAVLERRKLIEAEKLQRLAEIQRRKEEAQVRREEERKASSAAREARAIEQLRRKEERAKAQQEEAELLAQKLAERLNESEQRRKIYLEQIRERANLRDQSSPLLRRSINKEGQGRSTPTNSSDDSQTNIVSGIGSSLGIGNVTLQHSIKRRIKRIRQRLMALKYEFLEPPLGGESASLGYRVAVGAARAKVGRWLQELQRLRQARKEGATSIGLIISEMIKYLEGKDPELQASRQAGLLDFIASALPASHTSKPEACQVMLHLLKLLRVVLSTPANRSYFLAQNLLPPIIPMLSAALENYIKIAASLSIPGNISLPPSKASVENFESISEILNNFLWTVTAIFGHINSEERQLQMRDGLLELLISYQVIHRLRDLFALHDRPQMEGSAFPAPILLSIQLLVVLTSISGRLSYIGWGSSPVAMEQEIVSERAKFADSAHFVVNNSWENYNPLSVTNGSSVVHLPDVPEDRPLDEMIKVNKSDESISIGKDCELEHDSSVKLKNDDMEKIDDLDESKKNQNGDITNLSVLQKDEKHTVVNITVQKNERISNFAQPIVFLLSAISETGLVSLPSLLTAVLLQANNRSSSEQASYILPSNFEEVAAGVLKVLNNVALLDLVFLQQMLARPDLKMEIFHLMGFLLSHCASKWKAPNDQVGSLVLESLSLLGHFALFHPGNQAVLRWGKSPTILHKVCDLPFVFFSDPELMPILAGTLVAVCYGCEQNKFVVQQELSVDMLLSLLRSCRNAAPATQLNSTLDNSTTDESGECNQLGTEIKKPQVDFPVKNSRSNGKGTRASSGKSGASGNNIKNCRIRSQRDGKITKNSEEVAPKHGEPSNLMLHCRFPPSFIDKVEQFFSAEIANGVDEL; translated from the exons ATGGACGATAATGAAGTAGTTGATGATCAGAACTCAGGATGGTTCCAAgtcaaaaag AAGCACAGAAATACTTCGAAATTCTCTTTGCAGAGCTGGGTGGGGGGATTGTCGGGGACAAATGCCTCTAACTCTCTTCACACTCAGCACTCCATGACTAAAACTGTTGACAATTCACATAGCCAGCAGAAAACTCATCTTTCAAGGTCAGGGGAGAATTTTTCACAGAACCCTGTCCCTGGGAGTGTTGCGAGTTCTATTTCTGAATCAAATGAAAATGAGGGCACACACTGTCTTAATACTGGTGTAGTTAGACATAATACTGAAAGTCAGAAATCGTCTACATTACTTACTATGGATTCTCAAGGTAAACATGAAGAAGTTAGGAAATTATACCAAACTGTTAAGCCTGACTTAGCCCAGAAAACAAGATGGGGTGATTTAGAGGAGGGAGGCTTGGCACTGCCCCATGAAAACTTGATTGGAGTTGGAATCAAGTTTGGTAGTATTGGAGATTATAGTTTACTTAGCTGTAGAAAGAATGGGAATATTCCCGATCCTTGTGATTCATATCATCCTCAAGAAAAAAACTTGACAACAACTACTATTGATGCAGAGGCTGTTTCTGATCAGATCCCTTCGATGAGATGTGAAGACAACAAGCTTGGGGAGAATGGTAAAGATGTTAAGAACATATCTTTGGAACATTTGAACATTCAAGAAACAAATGGGGAAATAATTGGTCCAGAAGATGATATATTACATTGtgttaagaaaaatgatgaagtGAATAAAACAACGACTAATAGTGCCATTAACAATGATATTTTGTCTTCTAAAGATGCTACAGTGGTTGCAAATCAAGTGCATGTCTCTATCAATGTGTTAAGTGATATAAAAGTTTCTGAAGTGCCAGAACAAAAGGGCAGCTTAAGTGAAGCAGTTACTGCCCAGGGCACTGAGTCACAAGTGCCTGAAATTGTCAATGGTTCTGTGGCTTCTGCTGACGTGGTTAGGGGTCCACAGGATGGTAATGCCGAAAATGTTGTTCCAACCTCTCATAATACGAGTTCTCTTGAAGAAGGTGATTCCAATGAAAGCAAAGAAAGGTTTAGGCAGAGGCTTTGGTGCTTTCTGTTTGAGAATCTTAATAGGTCTGTAGATGAACTTTATCTTCTTTGTGAACTAGAATGTGATTTGGAGCAGATGAAGGAGGCAATTCTTGTTCTTGAGGAGTCTGCATCTGATTTTAGAGAGCTAATAACTAGAGTTGAGGAATTTGAAAAGGTTAAAAAATCTTCTCAAACAATTGATGGAGGTCCTGTTATCTTGAAGAGTGATCACCGTCGGCCACATGCTCTCTCATGGGAG GTCCGAAGGATGACAACTTCACCGCATAGGGCAGATATACTATCTTCATCTCTTGAGGCTTTTAGAAAGATTCAACAAGAGCGTGCTAGCTTGCAATCAGGTACCACAGAAAATGCCATGTCTAAATGTGTGACTTCTGAATCTATTGGCAATACGAACAAATCGAGGGTCAATGATGGAACAGATGTTGCCAAATATTCGGTGACAAAGTCAAGAAAGCAAGTTGGATCTTCAGATGCGAAGCAAGGGAACCTGAATGGAAAAAAGCGTAATATTGAAGGGGGGAAACCCTTTGACTCAATCACAGGGCAAAATATATGTAACCCACCAGAAAGCATATTAACTTCAGAAGGTAAGTTATCTAAATTATCTCCATTGGAGAATTCTTCTGCTTCTGCCACCACCAAGGGCAAAAGAGATCAACTTGGACTTGGATCTGACAAGACACTTTATAAGAAAGATAAAGCACCAACAGAAGTTGTTAATGAGAAAAACCCCAGATCCACAGATAATCTTAGGAGGCAAATGCCACTGCCTGAAAAAGATAAGGAGAAAAGGAGTTCTGCTCCAGGAAAGTCTTTGAATGCTTGGAAGGAGAAAAGGAACTGGGAGGACATACTTTCATCTCCATTTCGTATCTCTTCCCGCCTGCCATATTCACCAAGCCTGAGCCGAAAAAGTGCTGAACGTGTACGTACTCTGCATGATAAACTAATGTCTCctgacaaaaagaagaaaacaacttCAGACTTAAAAAGGGAAGCAGAAGAAAAGCATGCTCGTGCTATGAGAATCAGAAGTGAGTTAGAGAATGAGAGAGTCCAAAAGCTTCAACGTACATCACAAAAGTTAAATCGTGTTAACGAATGGCATGCTGATCGTCATATGAAGTTACGAGAGGGCATGTATGCCCGCCATCAACGCAGTGAATCTCGTCATGAAGCTTTTCTAGCTCAAGTGGCGAAGAGAGCTGGTGATGAAAGTAGCAAGGTAAATGAGGTTCGGTTTATTACTTccttaaatgaagaaaataagaaattgaTGTTGCGTCAGAAACTTCACGAATCAGAGTTGAGGAGAGCCGAAAAGCTTCAAGTGCTAAAATCTAAGCAAAAGGAGGATTTGGCaagagaagaagctgttctagAGCGTCGAAAACTCATTGAGGCTGAAAAGTTACAGCGTCTTGCTGAGATTCAGCGTAGAAAGGAGGAGGCTCAAGTCAGAcgggaagaggaaagaaaagcaTCAAGTGCGGCACGGGAAGCAAGAGCTATTGAACAGCTTcgaagaaaggaagaaagagcCAAAGCACAACAAGAGGAAGCTGAACTTTTGGCCCAAAAATTGGCAGAGAGACTTAATGAAAGTGAACAACGCCGTAAGATTTACCTGGAACAAATTCGGGAGAGAGCAAATTTGAGGGATCAATCATCCCCTTTGCTGCGTCGATCAATAAATAAAGAGGGGCAAGGTAGATCTACACCTACAAACAGCAGTGATGATTCTCAAACAAACATTGTTTCTGGCATTGGTTCTAGTCTTGGAATTGGCAATGTCACATTGCAACACTCAATAAAGAGAAGAATTAAGAGAATTCGACAAAGGCTTATGGCTTTAAAGTATGAGTTTCTTGAGCCCCCTCTTGGTGGTGAAAGTGCTAGCCTGGGATATAGAGTAGCAGTGGGTGCTGCTAGGGCAAAAGTTGGCCGGTGGCTTCAAGAACTTCAAAGACTTAGGCAAGCAAGAAAAGAAGGGGCCACAAGTATCGGGCTAATAATTTCTGAAATGATCAag TATTTGGAGGGAAAGGATCCTGAGTTACAAGCATCTCGTCAAGCTGGACTACTTGATTTTATTGCTTCCGCCTTGCCTGCATCTCACACATCAAAACCTGAAGCTTGCCAGGTTATGTTGCACTTGTTAAAACTTCTGAGAGTTGTGCTATCTACACCTGCAAATAGAAGTTATTTCCTTGCACAGAATCTTTTGCCTCCAATCATCCCAATGCTTTCAGCAGCTCTTgagaattatataaaaattgcaGCATCTTTAAGTATTCCTGGCAACATCAGTTTGCCACCAAGTAAAGCATCAGTTGAGAACTTTGAATCAATTtctgaaatattaaataattttctgtGGACTGTTACTGCTATTTTTGGTCATATAAACTCGGAAGAAAGACAACTTCAGATGCGAGATGGCTTGTTGGAGTTGCTGATTTCCTATCAAGTGATTCACCGATTAAGAGATCTTTTTGCACTTCATGATAGGCCACAGATGGAAGGGTCTGCATTTCCTGCCCCTATTCTCTTAAGCATACAACTTTTGGTGGTTTTGACCTCCATATCAGGAAGATTGAGTTATATTGGCTGGGGATCTTCCCCTGTGGCAATGGAGCAGGAAATTGTTAGTGAAAGGGCTAAGTTTGCAGATTCTGCACATTTTGTAGTGAATAACTCCTGGGAAAATTACAACCCCTTATCAGTGACCAATGGAAGTTCAGTTGTGCATTTACCTGATGTTCCTGAGGACAGACCATTGGATGAAATGATTAAGGTGAACAAGAGTGATGAATCTATTTCTATTGGGAAAGATTGTGAATTGGAGCATGATAGTTCtgttaaattgaaaaatgatgatatgGAAAAGATAGATGATCTAGATGAATCCAAGAAAAATCAGAATGGGGATATTACTAATTTGTCTGTTCTCCAAAAGGATGAGAAACATACAGTGGTAAATATTACAGtacagaaaaatgaaagaatttcaaACTTTGCTCAGCCAATAGTATTTCTTCTTTCAGCTATTTCTGAAACAGGACTTGTCAGTCTCCCTTCTCTTTTGACTGCTGTTCTTCTGCAGGCAAACAATAGATCATCCTCTGAACAG GCTTCATATATCCTTCCATCTAATTTTGAAGAGGTGGCAGCCGGAGTACTGAAGGTGCTGAACAATGTGGCTCTTTTGGATCTTGTATTTTTGCAGCAAATGCTG GCTAGGCCAGATCTGAAAATGGAAATTTTCCATTTGATGGGCTTCCTTCTTTCTCATTGTGCCAGCAAGTGGAAAGCTCCTAATGATCAG gttgGTTCACTTGTGCTTGAATCTCTATCTCTTCTTGGTCACTTTGCATTGTTTCATCCTGGAAATCAAGCTGTCCTTCGATGGGGCAAGAGTCCCACCATCCTCCACAAG GTTTGCGATCTGCCATTCGTTTTCTTCAGTGACCCAGAGTTGATGCCAATCTTGGCTGGCACGTTAGTTGCTGTATGCTACGGGTGTGAGCAGAACAAGTTTGTAGTTCAGCAAGAACTGAGTGTTGACATGCTACTTTCCTTGCTAAGGTCTTGCAGAAATGCTGCGCCTGCAACCCAGCTTAATTCCACCTTGGACAATTCCACAACAGACGAATCTGGTGAATGTAATCAATTAGGTACTGAAATTAAAAAGCCTCAAGTGGACTTTCCTGTAAAAAATAGCCGTTCCAATGGCAAAGGCACTCGGGCTTCCTCGGGAAAGAGTGGTGCTTCgggaaataacataaaaaattgcaGAATAAGAAGCCAACGGGACGGGAAAATAACCAAGAATTCTGAAGAAGTGGCTCCTAAGCACGGCGAGCCTTCAAATTTAATGTTGCACTGTAGATTTCCTCCCAGCTTCATCGATAAAGTAGAGCAGTTTTTTTCAGCGGAAATTGCTAACGGGGTTGATGAACTCTGA
- the LOC114394259 gene encoding heparanase-like protein 1 isoform X2, with amino-acid sequence MVCLIALKPLRIRVGGSLQDQVLYEVGSLKSPCHPFQKMKGGLFGFSKGCLQMKRWDELNHFFDETGALVTFGLNALRGRHQISHTVWGGDWDPSNAKDFISYTISKGYKIDSWEFGNELSGKGIGASVGAAQYGKDLIKLKEILHTLYKNSTFKPSLVAPGGFYNKEWFDKLLQVTGPGIVNVLTHHVYNLGPGSDEHLDRKILDPENLSKIESIFSNLSETIQKYGPWSSAWVGEAGGAFNSGGRSISNTFVNSFWYLDQLGIASRYNTKVYCRQTLIGGNYGLLNTTTFIPNPDYYSALLWRQLMGKTVLAASSDVFSPSLRTYAHCSKGRDGITLLLINLSNQTHFTLTVHDRVPVSNGGNENAKSIHTENSFFSHLKRAFSWIGTKGSDVTFREEYQLTPKDDYLRSQTMLLNGIPLELTNDGEIPTLDPLLNNVHSPIHLAPLSIAFIVFPNFDAPACAEHRKL; translated from the exons ATGGTTTGCTTGATAGCTCTCAAGCCTTTGAGGATAAGAGTTGGAGGTTCTTTGCAAGACCAAGTGCTGTATGAGGTTGGAAGTTTGAAGTCCCCTTGTCATCCATTTCAAAAGATGAAAGGTGGATTGTTTGGATTTTCAAAGGGATGTTTACAAATGAAAAGGTGGGATGAGCTGAATCATTTTTTCGATGAGACAGG GGCCCTTGTGACATTTGGTTTGAATGCACTCCGTGGGAGGCATCAGATTAGTCATACTGTTTGGGGAGGAGACTGGGACCCATCCAATGCCAAAGATTTTATCAGTTACACTATTTCAAAGGGGTACAAAATTGATTCATGGGAATTTG GTAATGAGTTGAGTGGGAAGGGCATTGGGGCTAGTGTTGGTGCTGCACAGTATGGGAAAGACTTGATAAAGCTTAAAGAAATTTTACACACATTATACAAAAACTCCACGTTCAAACCTTCCCTTGTAGCACCCGGAGGATTCTATAATAAGGAGTGGTTTGATAAGCTTCTTCAGGTTACAGGTCCAGGCATTGTCAATGTGCTGACTCATCACGTGTATAATTTGGGCCCAG GTAGTGATGAGCATCTTGATAGGAAGATTCTAGATCCTGAGAACTTGAGCAAGATAGAATCAATTTTTAGCAATCTTTCAGAAACCATTCAAAAATATGGCCCTTGGTCTTCTGCATGGGTAGGTGAAGCTGGCGGAGCATTCAACAGTGGTGGTCGTTCAATTTCTAACACATTTGTGAATAGCTTTTG GTACTTAGATCAACTTGGAATAGCATCTAGATACAACACTAAGGTTTATTGCAGGCAGACTTTAATTGGAGGAAACTATGGTCTTCTCAATACCACTACTTTCATTCCAAATCCTGACTACTACAG TGCACTTTTGTGGCGTCAGCTAATGGGGAAGACTGTTCTTGCAGCTAGTAGTGATGTTTTTTCACCATCTTTACGCACTTATGCCCATTGTTCAAAAGGCAGA GATGGTATAACATTACTGCTGATCAATTTAAGCAATCAGACTCATTTCACACTCACGGTTCATGACCGGGTGCCTGTGAGCAATGGAGGAAATGAAAATGCTAAAAGCATCCATACAGAAAACTCATTCTTTAGTCATCTCAAGAGGGCATTTTCTTGGATTGGAACAAAAGGATCAGATGTCACATTCAGGGAGGAGTACCAATTAACTCCAAAAGATGATTACCTTAGAAGCCAAACCATGTTGCTGAATGGTATTCCTCTAGAGTTGACAAATGATGGAGAAATTCCAACATTGGATCCACTACTCAATAATGTACATTCTCCAATACACTTGGCTCCTTTATCCATTGCTTTTATTGTATTCCCCAACTTTGATGCTCCGGCTTGTGCTGAACACAGAAAACTTTAA